The sequence GATTGAAAATGGAGAACCTATCGAGGCAGTGGAAATCAATGGTTGGTATGATTGCGGAACCAAGGAATCTCTGCTAGATTCTCACCGCTTTTTGCTCAAGCATCATTTGTCGACAGAGCATAGTAAGGGATCTATTATTCACCCGCCTGTTTTCATCCATTCAGAGGCCAAGGTGAGTAACTCGGTGATTGGTCCAAATGTAACCATTGATAAAGGTGCAGAGATAGTTGACGCCATTTTGACTGAGACGATTGTAGGAAAAGATGCTCAGATTTGCAACATGATCCTGACCAATTCTCTGATTGGAGATCATGCAGTGGTGGAAGGCCAGAAGAGAGTCGTCAATGTTGGAGACTACTCAGAATTAAAATTGAATTAATTTTAATTATTAAAACCCCGATTGGGTTTAGAATAATTGGTAAAGTCGGAGCTTAATATGTCATATTTGTTTTCATCAGAATCGGTAACAGAAGGTCATCCTGATAAAATTGCGGATCAGATATCAGATGCGATTCTTGATGCCATATTAGAAAAAGATCCCCAGGGTCGAGTAGCCTGTGAGACCTTTGTTACCACGGGCTTGGTCATGGTGGGTGGCGAGATCACGACCTCAGCCTATGTAGATATACAGCGTATCGCCCGGGGTACCATAAAACGAATTGGTTACACCGATTCCGCCATCGGGTTTGATTATAATACCTGTGCGGTTCTGGTAAGTATTG comes from Candidatus Neomarinimicrobiota bacterium and encodes:
- a CDS encoding methionine adenosyltransferase (catalyzes the formation of S-adenosylmethionine from methionine and ATP; methionine adenosyltransferase); this translates as MSYLFSSESVTEGHPDKIADQISDAILDAILEKDPQGRVACETFVTTGLVMVGGEITTSAYVDIQRIARGTIKRIGYTDSAIGFDYNTCAVLVSI